A region from the Pelagovum pacificum genome encodes:
- a CDS encoding MarR family winged helix-turn-helix transcriptional regulator, producing MATRDADMVEKLADGGINEDVGESALELDAILQRWRRRIMKRELGHRAIADLDLALDLAQLDALTAIWAPANEFGGEPDDEIMVSTVAARLAIDPSRASRLTTELIRLGLVRRAVSQFDARRTILEVTTEGDRIVSAVRQYKFLVLGNYLKGWTAEEIATFIPLLERFSTWSETLEDTSPLAKEIARLREDLPEKSDKAG from the coding sequence TTGGCAACGAGAGACGCGGACATGGTCGAAAAGCTGGCGGACGGCGGCATCAACGAGGATGTCGGAGAGTCCGCCCTTGAACTCGACGCGATCCTGCAGCGCTGGCGCCGCCGGATCATGAAGCGCGAACTCGGCCATCGCGCGATCGCCGACCTCGACCTCGCGCTCGACCTCGCGCAGCTCGACGCGCTGACGGCCATCTGGGCGCCCGCCAATGAATTCGGCGGGGAGCCGGATGACGAGATCATGGTGTCGACCGTGGCTGCCCGCCTTGCGATCGACCCGTCCCGCGCCAGCCGCCTCACGACCGAGCTGATCCGCCTGGGCCTCGTCCGGCGCGCTGTCAGCCAGTTCGACGCGCGGCGCACCATCCTCGAGGTCACGACAGAAGGGGACCGGATCGTCTCCGCCGTTCGGCAGTACAAGTTCCTCGTGCTGGGCAACTACCTCAAGGGCTGGACCGCCGAAGAGATCGCCACATTCATCCCCCTGCTGGAGCGGTTCAGCACGTGGTCGGAGACGCTCGAGGATACGAGCCCCCTTGCCAAGGAGATTGCCCGCCTGCGCGAGGACCTGCCGGAGAAATCCGACAAGGCGGGCTGA
- a CDS encoding MDR family MFS transporter produces the protein MSVAEQTGPAEEYLEEHEPARVRIVLIAVATTLLFASLGQTIVTTAMPIMVADLGGLDHITWVITAYLLASTIGAPIAGKLGDLYGRKIVIQVGIGVFMVGAVIGGLAQNMGMLVAGRAVQGFGGGGLIVVSMAVVADVLPARERGKAQGLMGAMFGISTVIGPLIGGFLVQALSWHWIFFVNLPVGVLALIVLGVALDNPTKGIRHPIDYAGAVLLSVILASAVLVSNMGGTVYGWGSPQILALIALGLGAVAGFVIAERRAAEPILPPKLFTINTFLVVNGVGFMVGMAMFGTITFLPLFLQVVKGLSPATSGMFLTPMMAGLLGASMGAGLIMSRTGRYKLLPILSTALLTVSMLGMSTLAADTPLWLIATMMVGVGLGLGPVFSIGVAAIQNAVPVTMLGVGTASANMFRLIGGSIGTAAFGAIFSAGLARNLGGLLPDGAGLRSMSAETVAALDPEAQVQVMDGISNAMHPIFLIAATVGAIAFLLSFLLKELPLSNSLPGRPVTARG, from the coding sequence ATGAGTGTAGCGGAACAGACGGGTCCCGCAGAGGAGTATCTCGAAGAACACGAGCCCGCGCGGGTCAGGATCGTCCTGATCGCCGTCGCGACGACCCTGCTCTTCGCGTCGCTCGGCCAGACCATCGTCACCACGGCCATGCCGATCATGGTCGCCGATCTTGGTGGTCTCGACCATATCACATGGGTCATCACGGCCTACCTTCTCGCCTCGACCATCGGGGCGCCGATCGCGGGCAAACTCGGTGATCTCTATGGACGCAAGATCGTCATCCAGGTGGGGATCGGCGTCTTCATGGTCGGCGCCGTCATCGGTGGGCTGGCGCAGAACATGGGCATGCTGGTCGCGGGCCGGGCCGTGCAGGGCTTCGGCGGTGGCGGGCTGATCGTCGTCTCGATGGCCGTCGTCGCGGACGTGCTGCCCGCGCGGGAGCGCGGCAAGGCCCAGGGGCTGATGGGCGCGATGTTCGGGATTTCGACCGTGATCGGGCCGCTGATCGGGGGCTTCCTCGTCCAGGCGCTGTCGTGGCACTGGATCTTCTTCGTGAACCTGCCGGTCGGTGTGCTGGCGCTCATCGTGCTCGGCGTGGCGCTGGACAACCCGACCAAGGGCATTCGGCATCCGATCGACTACGCCGGCGCGGTGCTGCTCTCGGTCATCCTCGCCTCGGCGGTGCTGGTGTCGAACATGGGCGGCACGGTCTACGGTTGGGGCAGTCCGCAGATTCTGGCGCTGATCGCGCTCGGCCTCGGCGCCGTGGCCGGCTTCGTGATCGCAGAGCGGCGGGCGGCTGAGCCGATCCTTCCGCCGAAGCTCTTTACCATCAACACGTTCCTCGTGGTGAACGGGGTGGGCTTCATGGTCGGCATGGCGATGTTCGGCACGATCACCTTCCTGCCGCTGTTCCTGCAGGTGGTGAAGGGGCTGTCGCCGGCGACCTCGGGCATGTTCCTGACGCCGATGATGGCGGGCCTGCTCGGCGCGTCGATGGGGGCTGGCCTGATCATGTCGCGGACCGGCCGCTACAAGCTGCTGCCGATCCTGTCGACGGCGCTGCTGACCGTGTCGATGCTCGGCATGTCGACGCTCGCGGCGGACACGCCTCTGTGGCTGATCGCGACGATGATGGTCGGCGTGGGCCTCGGCCTCGGGCCGGTGTTCTCCATCGGTGTGGCGGCGATCCAGAACGCGGTGCCGGTCACGATGCTCGGCGTCGGGACGGCGAGTGCCAACATGTTCCGCCTGATCGGCGGCTCGATCGGCACGGCGGCCTTCGGCGCCATCTTCAGCGCCGGTCTGGCGCGCAATCTCGGCGGTTTGCTGCCGGATGGAGCGGGTCTCCGCTCCATGAGCGCGGAGACGGTTGCCGCGCTCGATCCGGAAGCACAGGTTCAGGTGATGGACGGTATCAGCAACGCGATGCACCCGATCTTCCTGATCGCGGCGACGGTCGGGGCGATCGCTTTCCTGCTGTCGTTCCTTCTGAAGGAACTGCCGCTCTCGAACTCCCTGCCGGGTCGTCCCGTGACGGCCCGAGGCTGA
- a CDS encoding MOSC domain-containing protein, translated as MPALIPTDHYATITWLGHVPHRDRKPIDGSAQDTMPLTFAGYEGEFHAGLTRPSCSRVVSQYPRGTEIRNVRQLSIVSAEELAQIAAELGVEAIDPAWLGASVVVEGIADFSHVPPSARLQSEHGATLVVDMQNQPCQFPAMTIEEAAPGHGKRFKAVAEGRRGVTAWVEREGELKLGARIRLHVPGQRAWQGADAAVPA; from the coding sequence ATGCCCGCCCTGATCCCCACCGACCATTACGCCACGATCACCTGGCTTGGCCATGTGCCCCACCGGGATCGCAAGCCGATCGACGGTTCGGCACAGGACACGATGCCCCTGACGTTCGCTGGCTATGAGGGCGAGTTTCACGCCGGCCTCACCCGTCCGTCCTGCAGCCGGGTGGTCAGTCAGTACCCGCGCGGCACCGAGATCCGTAACGTTCGGCAGCTGAGTATCGTATCGGCGGAGGAGCTTGCGCAGATCGCAGCAGAGCTGGGGGTGGAGGCGATCGACCCAGCATGGCTCGGCGCGTCCGTCGTGGTCGAGGGGATCGCGGATTTCAGCCATGTCCCCCCGTCGGCGCGGCTTCAGTCGGAACATGGTGCGACGCTGGTGGTCGACATGCAGAACCAGCCTTGCCAGTTTCCCGCGATGACTATCGAGGAAGCCGCGCCCGGCCATGGCAAACGCTTCAAGGCGGTCGCAGAAGGCCGGCGCGGTGTCACGGCATGGGTGGAGCGGGAAGGTGAGCTGAAGCTCGGCGCGCGCATCCGGCTTCACGTGCCGGGGCAGAGGGCGTGGCAAGGCGCGGACGCGGCGGTCCCGGCCTAG
- a CDS encoding NAD-dependent epimerase/dehydratase family protein — translation MFGKLVLTGARGNLGNELRAPLSKMARELVTTDILEAPAELLPNETYVQADLGDYDAVEPLLEGAEMVIHFGAIVDERPFEDLHLPNYVGAYNIWQAAWRHGARRVVYASSIHAVGMAENARGIDTDEPHRPDTFYGLAKCFAEDMGRMYWEKRGLEAVCLRILSCTPEPQNVRALGSWLSYRDMVQLVTRAIETPTVGFTVAYGVSNNDRAPVSNHKVGFLGYKPQDNAEDWAEALFAKAVAPDPQDVAQTRVGGPFAAVPLGESGIEAIKRMTEGKK, via the coding sequence TTGTTCGGAAAACTCGTCCTCACCGGTGCCCGTGGCAACCTCGGCAATGAACTGCGTGCGCCTCTGTCAAAGATGGCACGCGAGCTTGTCACGACCGACATTCTCGAAGCGCCGGCGGAGTTGCTGCCGAACGAGACGTACGTTCAGGCCGACCTCGGCGACTACGACGCGGTCGAGCCGCTGCTCGAGGGGGCGGAGATGGTGATCCACTTCGGTGCGATCGTCGACGAACGCCCGTTCGAGGACTTGCACCTGCCGAACTACGTCGGCGCCTACAACATCTGGCAGGCGGCCTGGAGGCACGGTGCACGCCGGGTGGTCTATGCCTCGTCGATCCACGCCGTCGGCATGGCGGAGAACGCGCGCGGCATCGACACGGACGAACCCCACCGGCCGGACACGTTCTATGGTCTCGCCAAGTGCTTTGCCGAGGATATGGGCCGCATGTACTGGGAAAAGCGCGGTCTCGAGGCGGTCTGCCTGCGCATCCTCAGCTGCACGCCGGAACCGCAGAACGTTCGCGCTCTCGGCTCCTGGCTCAGCTATCGGGACATGGTGCAGCTCGTAACTCGCGCGATCGAGACGCCGACGGTCGGCTTCACCGTCGCCTACGGCGTTTCGAACAACGATCGCGCGCCGGTGAGCAATCACAAGGTCGGCTTCCTCGGCTACAAGCCGCAGGACAATGCCGAGGACTGGGCGGAGGCGCTGTTCGCCAAGGCCGTCGCGCCCGACCCGCAGGATGTGGCGCAGACGCGCGTCGGCGGTCCTTTCGCAGCGGTGCCACTCGGCGAGAGCGGGATCGAGGCGATCAAGCGGATGACCGAAGGCAAGAAGTAG
- a CDS encoding methyltransferase domain-containing protein: protein MTDVDWNPAAYAAFGDLRLRPALDLLAQVGDVPAGDIVDLGCGNGAVAGALRARFPDRRLIGVDSSPAMLEKAKGYDALVEVDAALWESEAPPALIFSNALLHWVPEHDIQFPRLALLLASGGVLAVQMPDQFDAPSHRLLREIAADLIPDRFDRAFRAPVAPLDSYYRLLRSFGAVSIWETTYLQELVSSGEGHPVRHFTQSTAMRPYATRMSDQERATYIAQYDAALAESYPPGPDGSVLLPFRRVFVTLRKQP from the coding sequence ATGACCGACGTTGACTGGAACCCTGCTGCCTACGCGGCCTTCGGTGACCTGCGCCTGCGCCCCGCACTCGACCTGCTGGCGCAAGTGGGCGACGTGCCGGCGGGCGACATCGTCGACCTTGGCTGTGGCAACGGCGCGGTCGCGGGCGCATTGCGCGCCCGCTTCCCGGATCGCCGATTGATCGGCGTCGATTCCTCGCCCGCCATGCTGGAGAAGGCGAAAGGTTACGATGCGCTGGTCGAAGTGGACGCGGCGCTTTGGGAGTCGGAGGCGCCCCCGGCTCTGATCTTCTCCAACGCGCTGCTCCACTGGGTGCCCGAGCATGACATCCAGTTCCCCCGCCTCGCGCTGTTGCTGGCGTCGGGCGGGGTGCTCGCCGTTCAGATGCCTGACCAGTTCGACGCACCGAGCCATCGCCTCCTGCGCGAGATCGCGGCAGACTTAATCCCGGACCGGTTCGATCGCGCGTTCCGCGCTCCGGTCGCGCCGCTCGACAGCTATTACCGCCTGCTGCGTTCATTCGGAGCAGTGTCCATCTGGGAAACGACTTACCTTCAGGAGCTTGTGTCGTCCGGGGAAGGCCACCCGGTGCGCCACTTCACCCAATCGACCGCCATGCGTCCTTATGCGACACGGATGTCCGACCAGGAGCGAGCGACCTATATCGCGCAGTACGATGCCGCGCTTGCGGAATCCTACCCACCGGGGCCGGACGGGTCCGTGCTCTTGCCGTTCCGCCGGGTTTTCGTCACCTTGCGCAAGCAGCCCTGA
- a CDS encoding ATPase: MNVQTNAVLAPPPPRTIAAMQIPVVIMRDILLKTMFRKNVSLVSELAKSVCLPPNVTQELIDMGRAQGLIEAMGTLKATAVNNEMEYQLTDSGKARALDALSQSEYFGAMPVPLEVYREQVQRQSIRNIQITREQLTGAMGHLILPPKLLDQLGPAVGSGRSILMYGPPGNGKSSISNGIRDALGDKIYVPRAIEYSGQVITVYDPIVHSSVEEEFDDPNSLRRTTGRYDTRYVRCERPTVITGGELSLSMLDLVYNSTARTYQAPLQLKSTGGVFIVDDLGRQAEPPQALVNRWIVPLEESKDILALQSGEKFEVPFDTLVIFSTNFHPNEIFDKAALRRIFFKIKIDGPNQEDFLKIFALIARKKKMPLDEKALLHLLNNKYPTINNNYANYQPVFLIDQMIAICEFEGIPYQMTPELIDRAWANMFVRDESIVH, from the coding sequence ATGAACGTGCAGACGAACGCAGTTCTCGCGCCACCGCCGCCGCGCACGATCGCGGCGATGCAGATCCCGGTCGTCATCATGCGGGACATCCTTCTGAAGACGATGTTCCGCAAGAACGTTTCGCTCGTGTCGGAACTTGCTAAGTCCGTCTGCCTTCCGCCGAACGTCACACAGGAACTGATCGACATGGGCCGCGCCCAGGGCCTGATCGAGGCGATGGGCACGCTCAAGGCGACTGCCGTCAACAACGAGATGGAATATCAACTTACCGACTCCGGCAAGGCACGCGCGCTCGATGCACTGTCGCAGTCGGAATATTTCGGCGCGATGCCCGTCCCTCTCGAGGTCTACCGTGAGCAGGTCCAGCGCCAGTCGATCCGCAACATCCAGATCACCCGCGAACAGCTGACGGGGGCGATGGGCCACCTGATCCTGCCGCCGAAACTGCTCGACCAGCTTGGCCCCGCAGTCGGCTCCGGCCGGTCGATCCTGATGTACGGACCGCCCGGCAACGGTAAATCCTCGATCTCCAACGGCATCCGCGATGCGCTCGGCGACAAGATCTACGTCCCTCGCGCGATCGAATATTCCGGGCAGGTCATCACCGTCTACGACCCGATCGTCCACTCCTCCGTGGAGGAGGAGTTCGACGATCCGAACTCGCTGCGGCGCACCACCGGACGCTATGACACCCGCTACGTCCGCTGCGAACGACCGACCGTCATCACCGGGGGCGAGCTGTCACTCTCGATGCTCGATCTCGTCTACAACTCGACCGCCCGTACCTACCAGGCGCCGCTGCAGCTGAAATCGACCGGCGGCGTGTTCATCGTCGACGACCTCGGCCGGCAGGCAGAACCGCCGCAGGCGCTCGTCAACCGCTGGATCGTACCGCTGGAAGAGAGCAAGGACATCCTCGCCCTGCAGTCGGGCGAGAAGTTCGAAGTGCCGTTCGACACGCTGGTGATCTTCTCCACCAACTTCCACCCGAACGAGATCTTCGACAAGGCGGCGCTTCGCCGGATCTTCTTCAAGATCAAGATCGACGGCCCGAACCAGGAAGACTTCCTGAAGATCTTCGCGCTGATCGCCCGGAAGAAGAAGATGCCGCTGGACGAGAAGGCCCTGCTCCACCTGCTCAACAACAAGTACCCGACGATCAACAACAATTACGCGAACTACCAGCCGGTCTTCCTGATCGACCAGATGATCGCGATCTGCGAGTTCGAGGGTATCCCCTACCAGATGACGCCCGAATTGATCGACCGGGCCTGGGCGAACATGTTCGTCCGCGACGAGTCGATCGTTCACTGA
- the folD gene encoding bifunctional methylenetetrahydrofolate dehydrogenase/methenyltetrahydrofolate cyclohydrolase FolD, translated as MSAQIIDGKAFAAEVRAKVAGHVDRLKEEQGITPGLAVVLVGEDPASEVYVRSKGRMTVEVGMASFEHRLTADTSEEELLTLVEKLNADPKVHGILVQLPLPPHLDSNLVINSIDPAKDVDGFHISNVGLLGTGQKSMVPCTPLGCLMMLREQLGSLSGLDAVVIGRSNIVGKPMANLLLGESCTVTIAHSRTKDLAEVVRRADIVVAAVGRPEMVPGDWIKEGATVIDVGINRIPSGEKTRLVGDVAFESAAARAGAITPVPGGVGPMTIACLLANTVTACCRANGLAEPEGLTA; from the coding sequence ATGAGCGCACAGATCATCGACGGGAAGGCCTTCGCCGCAGAGGTCCGCGCCAAGGTCGCCGGCCACGTCGACCGGCTGAAGGAAGAGCAGGGGATCACCCCCGGACTTGCCGTTGTCCTCGTGGGCGAAGACCCGGCGAGCGAAGTGTACGTCCGCTCGAAAGGTCGCATGACGGTTGAAGTCGGAATGGCATCTTTCGAACATCGGCTGACCGCCGACACGTCTGAGGAAGAGCTTCTCACGCTGGTCGAGAAGCTGAACGCCGATCCGAAAGTTCATGGCATTCTCGTACAGTTGCCGCTGCCACCTCATCTTGATTCCAACCTCGTCATCAACTCGATCGACCCGGCGAAGGACGTGGACGGCTTTCACATTTCGAACGTCGGACTGCTTGGGACCGGTCAGAAGTCGATGGTTCCCTGCACGCCGCTTGGCTGCCTGATGATGCTGCGCGAACAGCTCGGCTCGCTCTCCGGACTGGACGCCGTGGTGATCGGGCGCAGCAACATCGTCGGCAAACCAATGGCGAACCTTCTGCTGGGTGAGAGCTGCACCGTCACCATCGCCCATTCCCGGACCAAGGACCTCGCCGAAGTCGTTCGCCGCGCCGACATCGTGGTCGCCGCCGTCGGACGACCCGAGATGGTGCCGGGCGACTGGATCAAGGAAGGCGCAACGGTCATCGACGTCGGCATCAACCGCATCCCGTCTGGCGAGAAGACGCGGCTGGTCGGTGACGTGGCTTTTGAAAGTGCCGCCGCGCGTGCCGGTGCGATCACCCCGGTGCCGGGAGGGGTCGGCCCCATGACGATCGCCTGCCTGCTGGCGAATACCGTCACGGCCTGCTGCCGCGCCAATGGCCTTGCCGAGCCCGAAGGTCTGACCGCCTGA
- a CDS encoding ligase-associated DNA damage response DEXH box helicase produces the protein MSALPTAFEDWFASRGWSIHPHQAEMLDRADEPALMLIAPTGGGKTLAGFLPTLVELADGGHEGLHTLYISPLKALAADIRRNLTTPVTEMGLPIRIEDRTGDTSSSARRRQRADPPHILLTTPESLALLTSYEDSHRMFSGLQRVIVDEIHALSESKRGDQLMLALSRLEAMAPGLRRVGLSATVEDPAALASELARHPDPCPILHADPGPDPDIRMLVTEERPPWAGGGARYSIPAVLEEVKRHRTTLIFHNTRAQAEIFFHNLWLANEEALPIAIHHGSLAREQRLKVEAAMVTGQLRAVVCTGTLDLGIDWGDVDLIIQIGAPKNVKRLIQRIGRANHRYNAPSKAILVPANRFEIVECIAALEAAKERDLDGDPKGPGPRDVLCQHILIRACAGPFLPEDLYREVKSVGAYAGLSRAAFDDCLEFCATGGYALRAYDRWQRLKQTDETWHLRDPRAATRIRMNIGTIQDTDRVKVRWRGRGGAPLGEVEEDFAATLTPGDTFLIGGEVVRYDRLREMTIEVSRRPDKKPKIATFMGTKFATSTQLSQRILRMFEQPSWPELPEHTAEWLALQRDVSKLPEADRILVETFPDEGRHHLCAYGFAGRNAQQTLGLLLTQRMEVLGLHPLGFVASDYATLIWGLDPVEDPTPLFGPDALREDFDHWLSGNAVMKRTFRAVATIAGLIERNIPASGRKSGRQATFSSDILYDTLVRYDPEHLLLRITQEEALRGLVDFGRIEEMLTRTAGRIDHVRLDRITPLAAPMFLEVGKVPVSASGAERLMEEEAARLMETAGLVL, from the coding sequence ATGTCCGCCCTGCCCACCGCCTTCGAAGACTGGTTCGCGTCCCGGGGATGGTCGATTCACCCCCATCAGGCAGAGATGCTGGACCGCGCGGACGAACCCGCGCTGATGTTGATCGCGCCGACGGGCGGCGGCAAGACGCTCGCAGGGTTCCTGCCGACGCTGGTCGAACTGGCAGACGGCGGGCACGAGGGGCTGCATACGCTTTATATCTCTCCGCTCAAGGCGCTTGCCGCCGATATCCGGCGCAACCTCACCACGCCGGTGACCGAGATGGGCCTGCCGATCCGGATCGAGGACCGGACTGGCGACACCTCTTCCTCCGCACGGCGGCGTCAGCGGGCCGATCCGCCGCACATCCTGCTGACCACGCCCGAAAGCCTCGCGCTGCTGACCTCCTATGAGGACAGCCACCGCATGTTCTCAGGCCTCCAGCGCGTGATCGTCGATGAGATTCACGCGCTGTCGGAAAGCAAGCGCGGCGATCAGCTGATGCTCGCGCTCTCCCGGCTGGAAGCGATGGCCCCCGGCCTGCGCCGTGTCGGCCTGTCGGCGACGGTCGAGGATCCGGCGGCCCTCGCCTCGGAACTTGCGCGGCACCCCGATCCCTGCCCGATCCTGCACGCCGATCCCGGACCCGACCCCGACATCCGGATGCTCGTCACCGAGGAGCGCCCGCCCTGGGCCGGCGGAGGCGCCAGATATTCCATCCCCGCCGTTCTAGAGGAGGTGAAGCGCCACCGCACGACGCTGATCTTCCACAACACCCGCGCCCAGGCGGAGATCTTCTTTCACAACCTATGGCTCGCCAACGAAGAGGCGCTGCCGATTGCGATCCACCACGGCTCCCTCGCGCGCGAGCAGCGGCTCAAGGTCGAGGCCGCGATGGTCACGGGCCAGCTGCGCGCCGTGGTCTGCACCGGCACGCTCGACCTCGGGATCGACTGGGGCGATGTCGACCTCATCATTCAGATCGGCGCCCCCAAGAACGTGAAGCGACTGATCCAGAGGATCGGCCGGGCGAACCACCGCTACAACGCTCCCTCGAAAGCGATCCTCGTCCCTGCGAACCGTTTCGAGATCGTCGAATGTATCGCCGCCTTGGAGGCCGCGAAGGAACGCGACCTTGATGGCGACCCGAAGGGCCCCGGCCCCCGTGACGTTCTGTGCCAGCACATCCTGATAAGGGCCTGTGCAGGACCGTTCCTACCGGAGGACCTTTACCGCGAGGTTAAGAGCGTCGGGGCTTACGCCGGTTTGTCGCGCGCCGCCTTCGATGATTGCCTCGAATTTTGTGCAACCGGTGGCTACGCGCTGCGCGCCTACGACCGCTGGCAGCGGCTGAAACAGACCGATGAGACATGGCACCTGCGCGACCCCCGCGCCGCGACCCGGATCCGCATGAATATCGGAACGATCCAGGACACCGACCGCGTGAAGGTCCGGTGGCGCGGGCGCGGTGGCGCGCCGCTCGGCGAAGTGGAAGAGGATTTCGCCGCGACCCTGACGCCCGGCGACACGTTCCTGATCGGCGGTGAGGTCGTGCGCTACGACCGGCTGCGCGAGATGACGATCGAAGTGTCGCGCCGGCCCGACAAGAAGCCGAAGATCGCGACCTTCATGGGCACCAAATTCGCGACCTCGACTCAGCTGTCACAGCGGATCCTGCGGATGTTCGAACAGCCCTCGTGGCCCGAACTTCCCGAGCACACGGCCGAATGGCTCGCGCTGCAGCGCGACGTCAGCAAGCTGCCCGAGGCCGACCGTATCCTGGTGGAGACCTTTCCCGACGAGGGCCGACATCACCTCTGCGCCTACGGTTTCGCGGGGCGCAACGCGCAGCAGACCCTCGGCCTGCTCCTGACCCAGCGGATGGAGGTCCTCGGGCTACATCCGCTCGGGTTCGTCGCAAGCGACTACGCGACGCTGATCTGGGGGCTTGATCCGGTCGAGGACCCGACTCCGCTGTTCGGCCCCGACGCGCTGCGCGAGGACTTCGATCATTGGCTGTCGGGCAATGCGGTCATGAAGCGCACCTTTCGCGCCGTCGCGACCATCGCGGGGCTGATCGAGCGCAATATCCCAGCCTCCGGACGCAAGTCCGGGCGGCAGGCGACGTTTTCGTCCGATATCCTCTACGACACGCTGGTCCGCTACGATCCCGAGCACCTGCTGCTGCGGATCACCCAGGAAGAGGCGCTGCGCGGTCTCGTCGATTTCGGCCGGATCGAAGAGATGCTGACCCGCACCGCCGGGCGGATCGACCATGTCCGGCTCGACCGGATCACGCCCTTGGCCGCGCCGATGTTCCTCGAGGTCGGCAAGGTGCCGGTGTCCGCCTCCGGAGCGGAGCGGCTGATGGAGGAAGAGGCCGCCCGGCTGATGGAGACTGCCGGGCTCGTCCTCTGA
- the pdeM gene encoding ligase-associated DNA damage response endonuclease PdeM gives MNAFEFTLSGATLRALPSGALYWPGERLLCVSDLHLGKSERIARRQGLMLPPYETRETLTRLDAVLSATGAERVICLGDSFDDLDAGAALDESDRLWLTQLMAGRDWTWIEGNHDPGPLELGGAHRAEMTVGPLTFRHIAMDGATGEVSGHYHPKCSLRGNSRPAFIADRNRLILPAFGAYTGGLRCGDPAIRRLFDDAALAILTGTRALPVPLAR, from the coding sequence ATGAACGCCTTCGAGTTCACCTTGTCCGGCGCAACCCTGCGCGCCCTGCCCTCCGGTGCGCTCTACTGGCCCGGCGAGCGCTTGCTTTGCGTGTCCGACCTGCACCTCGGCAAGTCGGAGCGCATCGCCCGCCGGCAGGGTCTGATGCTGCCGCCCTACGAGACGCGCGAGACGCTGACCCGCCTCGACGCGGTGTTGTCGGCCACCGGGGCCGAGCGGGTGATCTGCCTCGGCGATTCCTTCGACGACCTCGACGCCGGTGCCGCGCTCGACGAGAGCGACCGGCTCTGGCTGACGCAGCTCATGGCCGGGCGCGACTGGACCTGGATCGAGGGCAATCACGATCCGGGCCCGCTCGAGCTTGGCGGCGCGCATCGTGCCGAGATGACGGTCGGTCCCTTGACCTTCCGGCATATCGCGATGGACGGGGCCACCGGCGAAGTCTCGGGTCATTACCACCCCAAATGCAGTCTGCGCGGAAACAGCCGACCCGCCTTCATTGCGGACCGTAACCGTCTGATCCTGCCGGCTTTCGGCGCCTATACCGGTGGTCTCCGCTGCGGCGATCCGGCGATCCGGCGACTGTTCGACGATGCGGCGCTGGCGATTCTCACCGGCACCCGCGCGCTTCCCGTTCCGTTGGCGCGGTAA